One genomic region from Paracoccus pantotrophus encodes:
- the hutG gene encoding N-formylglutamate deformylase, producing MNPVEVVQGDSPVILGLPHTGTWLPDEIRARLNPRGQVLADTDWHIHRLYDGLLPGATTVRATFHRYVIDANRGPDDASLYPGQNTTGLVPLTDFDGEPIWTEEPTAQEIADRKAGFHAPYHAALAAEIARVKARHGVAILYDCHSIRSVIPFLFPGVLPDFNIGTNSGASCDQRIEAATFELCAATGRSHVLNGRFKGGWTTRHYGQPGQGVHAIQMELAQVTHLATEAPPFAYDEQKAEALRVTLKAILERLAALAPELRA from the coding sequence GTGAACCCCGTCGAAGTCGTGCAAGGCGACAGCCCGGTCATCCTGGGCCTGCCGCATACCGGGACATGGCTGCCCGACGAGATCCGCGCCCGGCTGAATCCGCGCGGGCAGGTGCTGGCCGATACCGACTGGCATATCCATCGGCTCTATGACGGGCTTCTGCCCGGCGCGACCACGGTGCGCGCCACCTTCCACCGCTATGTCATCGACGCCAATCGCGGGCCGGACGATGCGAGCCTCTATCCCGGGCAGAACACCACCGGTCTTGTGCCGCTGACCGATTTCGACGGCGAACCGATCTGGACCGAGGAACCCACGGCCCAGGAGATCGCCGACCGAAAGGCCGGTTTCCACGCCCCCTATCACGCGGCGCTGGCGGCCGAGATCGCGCGGGTCAAGGCGCGTCACGGCGTGGCGATCCTTTACGACTGCCACTCGATCCGCTCGGTGATCCCCTTCCTGTTTCCGGGCGTGCTGCCGGATTTCAACATCGGCACCAACAGCGGCGCCTCCTGCGACCAGCGCATCGAGGCGGCCACCTTCGAGCTTTGCGCCGCAACCGGTCGCAGCCATGTGCTGAACGGCCGCTTCAAGGGCGGCTGGACGACGCGGCATTACGGCCAGCCGGGGCAGGGCGTCCACGCCATCCAGATGGAACTGGCCCAGGTGACGCATCTGGCGACCGAGGCCCCGCCCTTTGCCTATGACGAGCAGAAGGCCGAGGCGCTGCGGGTGACGCTGAAGGCGATCCTTGAACGCCTGGCCGCGCTGGCGCCGGAGTTGCGCGCATGA
- a CDS encoding acyl-CoA dehydrogenase family protein, protein MSDDWHMLAEEERLFCDVLERICAERIAPKAAETDETSAFVHEQLAVLGEAGMMGANLPEEYGGSGIAAPALLRAVAIVAGACGSTASALTAHYLATDSILLGGTEAQKQEWLPKAAAGEALGAFALTEPTAGSDPADMKTRARRTEDGWHLKGTKCFISNGGVADFIVVYAVTDPEKGHRGISAFILPRGTPGLEPGAPERTMGLKGGHVFTLNLDCHLPQDALLGEEGRGFRTAMQVLDNGRIEVAAQCLGMAEAAMKAAIAYAKDRVIGGERLTDRQGIRWMIADMGVAYRQALLLSQDAARQRQNAHDHGGRFSLASSMAKLAASEAAGRIADTALQLHGGYGYTRDFPIERIVRDLRIMRIYEGSSEIQRIIISGNMLA, encoded by the coding sequence ATGAGCGACGACTGGCACATGCTGGCCGAGGAGGAACGGCTGTTCTGCGACGTGCTGGAGCGCATCTGCGCCGAGCGGATCGCGCCGAAAGCCGCCGAGACCGACGAGACCTCGGCCTTTGTCCACGAGCAACTTGCCGTTCTGGGCGAGGCCGGGATGATGGGCGCGAACCTGCCCGAGGAATATGGCGGCAGCGGCATCGCGGCCCCGGCGCTGCTGCGGGCGGTGGCGATCGTGGCGGGGGCCTGCGGCTCGACCGCTTCGGCGCTGACGGCGCATTACCTGGCGACCGATTCGATCCTGCTGGGCGGGACCGAGGCGCAGAAGCAGGAATGGCTGCCGAAAGCCGCCGCCGGAGAGGCGCTGGGGGCCTTCGCCCTGACCGAGCCGACTGCCGGTTCCGACCCCGCCGACATGAAGACCCGCGCCCGCCGGACCGAGGACGGCTGGCACCTGAAGGGCACGAAATGTTTCATCTCGAACGGCGGCGTGGCGGATTTCATCGTCGTCTATGCCGTGACCGACCCCGAGAAGGGCCATCGCGGCATCTCGGCCTTCATCCTGCCCAGGGGCACGCCGGGGCTGGAGCCGGGCGCGCCCGAGCGGACCATGGGGCTGAAGGGCGGGCATGTCTTCACCCTGAACCTCGACTGCCACCTGCCCCAGGACGCGCTCTTGGGCGAGGAGGGCCGGGGCTTTCGCACCGCCATGCAGGTGTTGGACAATGGCCGCATCGAGGTTGCCGCGCAATGCCTGGGCATGGCCGAGGCGGCGATGAAAGCGGCCATCGCCTATGCCAAGGACCGCGTGATCGGCGGCGAGCGGCTTACCGACCGGCAGGGCATCCGCTGGATGATCGCCGACATGGGCGTCGCTTATCGCCAGGCGCTGCTCTTGTCGCAGGACGCCGCCCGCCAGCGCCAGAACGCCCATGACCACGGCGGGCGTTTTTCGCTTGCCTCCAGCATGGCCAAGCTCGCGGCCAGCGAGGCGGCGGGCAGGATCGCCGACACCGCGCTGCAACTGCATGGCGGCTATGGCTATACCCGCGACTTCCCCATCGAGAGGATCGTTCGCGACCTGCGCATCATGCGCATCTACGAGGGCTCCTCGGAAATTCAACGCATCATCATTTCCGGCAATATGCTGGCCTGA
- a CDS encoding amino acid ABC transporter ATP-binding protein: MQASAVEIRKVNKYYGPFHALKDVDLSIPPGKVTCLIGPSGSGKSTLLRCINFLEEYDSGEIRIDGQLIGYEAPGRKMSGRKLREMRRSIGMVFQQFNLWPHMTAKENVAEGLIRVRGLSKAEAETRAAEALAKVGLADKMGNHPARLSGGQQQRVAIARAIAMEPRLMLFDEPTSALDPELVGEVLNVMKTLAQEGMTMVVVTHEMGFAAHVADQVAFMEKGELVGVDSPGRILHHPEDPRIQGFLRTYHERNSF, encoded by the coding sequence ATGCAGGCATCCGCCGTCGAGATCCGCAAGGTCAACAAGTATTACGGCCCCTTCCACGCGCTGAAGGACGTGGACCTGTCCATCCCGCCGGGCAAGGTGACCTGCCTGATCGGGCCCTCGGGCTCGGGCAAGTCCACGCTCTTGCGCTGCATCAACTTCCTCGAGGAATACGACTCGGGCGAGATCCGCATCGACGGCCAGCTGATCGGCTACGAGGCGCCGGGGCGGAAGATGTCGGGACGCAAGCTGCGCGAGATGCGCCGCTCCATCGGCATGGTGTTCCAGCAGTTCAACCTGTGGCCGCACATGACCGCCAAGGAGAACGTGGCCGAGGGGCTGATCCGGGTGCGCGGCCTGTCGAAAGCCGAGGCCGAGACCCGCGCCGCCGAGGCGCTGGCCAAGGTCGGGCTGGCCGACAAGATGGGCAATCACCCCGCGCGCCTGTCGGGCGGCCAGCAGCAGCGCGTCGCCATCGCCCGCGCCATCGCCATGGAGCCCAGGCTGATGCTGTTCGACGAGCCGACCTCGGCGCTCGACCCCGAGCTGGTGGGCGAGGTGCTGAACGTGATGAAGACGCTGGCCCAGGAGGGCATGACCATGGTGGTGGTCACGCATGAGATGGGCTTTGCCGCCCATGTCGCCGACCAGGTTGCCTTCATGGAAAAGGGCGAGCTGGTGGGCGTCGACAGTCCCGGCCGCATCCTGCACCACCCCGAGGATCCGCGCATCCAGGGCTTCCTGCGCACCTATCACGAGCGCAACAGCTTCTGA
- a CDS encoding NADH:flavin oxidoreductase/NADH oxidase, with protein sequence MPQPKLFQPIAIGGRTLANRIVIAPMCMYSAEDGRMTDWHLMHLGALSHSGAAILTIEATAVLPEGRISYADVGLWDDATEAAMDRVLKGVRAWSDMPIAIQLAHAGRKASTAKPWEGGAQIAPDAAHGWQTVSASDLPFAEGENPPIVLDRGGLARVRDAFAEAARRSVRLGIDAIQIHAAHGYLLHQFLSPLSNRREDDYGGSLENRMRFPLEVFEAVRDAVPAGHPVTVRISGTDWVEGGWDIAGSIAFSQALEARGCAAIHVSSGGLDRRQQIPVGPGYQVPLARAVRQAVDIPVIAVGLITEPEQAEAIVATGDADMIALARTVLYDPRWPWHAAAKLGASVSAPPQFWRCQPSGLRDLFRK encoded by the coding sequence ATGCCCCAACCCAAGCTTTTCCAGCCGATCGCCATCGGCGGCCGGACCCTCGCGAACCGGATCGTGATCGCGCCGATGTGCATGTATTCGGCCGAGGACGGGCGGATGACCGACTGGCACCTGATGCATCTGGGCGCGCTGTCGCATTCCGGCGCGGCGATCCTGACCATCGAGGCCACCGCCGTCCTGCCCGAGGGCCGCATCTCTTATGCCGATGTCGGCCTGTGGGACGATGCGACCGAGGCAGCCATGGACCGGGTGCTGAAGGGCGTGCGCGCCTGGTCGGACATGCCCATCGCCATCCAGCTGGCCCATGCCGGGCGCAAGGCCTCGACCGCGAAGCCCTGGGAGGGCGGGGCGCAGATCGCGCCGGATGCGGCGCATGGCTGGCAGACCGTCTCGGCCTCGGACCTGCCCTTTGCCGAGGGCGAGAACCCGCCGATCGTGCTGGACCGCGGGGGACTGGCGCGGGTGCGCGACGCCTTTGCCGAGGCGGCGCGGCGCTCGGTGCGGCTGGGGATCGACGCGATCCAGATCCATGCCGCGCATGGCTATCTGCTGCACCAGTTCCTGTCGCCGCTGTCGAACCGGCGCGAGGACGACTATGGCGGCAGCCTGGAAAACCGCATGCGCTTTCCGCTGGAGGTTTTCGAGGCGGTGCGGGACGCGGTGCCGGCGGGCCATCCGGTCACGGTGCGCATCTCGGGCACCGACTGGGTCGAGGGCGGCTGGGACATTGCCGGCAGCATCGCCTTTTCGCAGGCGCTGGAGGCGCGGGGCTGCGCCGCCATCCATGTCAGCAGCGGCGGGCTGGACCGGCGCCAGCAGATCCCGGTCGGTCCCGGCTACCAGGTGCCGCTGGCGCGGGCGGTCAGGCAGGCCGTGGACATCCCGGTCATCGCCGTGGGCCTGATCACCGAGCCCGAGCAGGCCGAGGCCATCGTCGCCACCGGCGATGCCGACATGATCGCACTGGCCCGGACGGTGCTTTACGATCCGCGCTGGCCCTGGCACGCGGCGGCGAAGCTGGGCGCCAGCGTCTCGGCGCCGCCGCAGT
- a CDS encoding CaiB/BaiF CoA transferase family protein encodes MKPLQGIKVLDLSRVLAGPYCTALLADLGAEVIKLEPPAGDDYRHIGPFKDGESALFTLNNRGKQSLVLDLKDPGDLALAKAVAARVDVVVENFRPGVAARLGLGAEALRAENPRLVYCSISGFGQQGPFRDLPAYDLVVQAMSGLMAGTGEEGGAPLKTGESVADLIAGLFGSWAIMAALVNRNATGQGATLDVAMYDTLFSMLTTSHALHFYAGQLPQRVGNRHPLSTPFGCFATQDGQVVIAVLNPRQFATLATLIGAPEAADDPRFASDESRTAHEPELKRLIESWSRDRTTEEAVAALAGAGLPAAPIWDIAQASGNEHALTRGLVSRLPHPVLGLAPTVGQPVRFDAEKPVAETSAPRLGGDRAAILRAFGLEETA; translated from the coding sequence ATGAAGCCGCTGCAAGGCATCAAGGTGCTGGACCTGTCGCGCGTGCTGGCCGGGCCCTATTGCACCGCGCTTCTGGCCGACCTGGGTGCCGAGGTCATCAAGCTGGAACCTCCCGCCGGTGACGATTACCGCCATATCGGCCCGTTCAAGGACGGCGAAAGCGCGCTGTTCACGCTGAACAACCGCGGCAAGCAAAGCCTGGTCCTGGACCTGAAGGATCCCGGCGATCTGGCGCTGGCCAAGGCCGTCGCGGCGCGCGTCGACGTGGTGGTCGAGAACTTCCGCCCCGGTGTCGCCGCCCGCCTGGGCCTGGGGGCCGAGGCGCTGCGGGCGGAAAACCCGCGGCTGGTCTATTGTTCGATCTCGGGCTTCGGCCAGCAGGGGCCCTTCCGCGACCTGCCGGCCTATGACCTGGTGGTGCAGGCCATGTCCGGTCTGATGGCCGGCACGGGCGAGGAAGGCGGCGCGCCGCTGAAGACCGGCGAAAGCGTCGCCGACCTGATCGCCGGCCTGTTCGGAAGCTGGGCGATCATGGCGGCGCTGGTCAACCGCAACGCCACGGGGCAGGGTGCCACGCTGGACGTCGCCATGTATGACACGCTGTTTTCCATGCTGACCACCAGCCATGCGCTGCATTTCTATGCCGGCCAGCTGCCGCAGCGGGTGGGGAACCGCCATCCCCTGTCCACCCCCTTCGGCTGCTTTGCGACCCAGGACGGGCAGGTGGTGATCGCGGTACTGAACCCGCGCCAGTTCGCCACGCTCGCCACGCTGATCGGCGCGCCCGAGGCGGCGGACGATCCGCGCTTTGCCAGCGACGAAAGCCGCACCGCGCATGAGCCCGAGCTCAAGCGCCTGATCGAAAGCTGGTCGCGCGACCGCACGACCGAGGAGGCCGTCGCGGCGCTGGCCGGCGCCGGGCTGCCCGCCGCGCCGATCTGGGACATCGCCCAGGCGTCGGGCAACGAGCATGCGCTGACGCGCGGGCTGGTCAGCCGCCTGCCGCATCCGGTGCTGGGGCTGGCGCCGACCGTCGGCCAGCCGGTGCGCTTCGATGCAGAGAAACCCGTGGCCGAGACCTCGGCCCCGCGCCTTGGCGGCGACCGTGCCGCGATCCTGCGCGCATTCGGATTGGAGGAGACCGCATGA
- a CDS encoding amino acid ABC transporter permease, which produces MEWSILEQYGPALLRGFGVTVLCWILGTIFGMALGLVIALMQRYGPRWLGWIIQAYIEVIRGTPFLVQLFVLYYGGPLVGLRLDALPAGLLGLTIYGSPYFAEIFRSGFRAVPHGQIEAARAIGMAEPIIVRRILLPLGLVSSLPALVNFSIILTKETVILSIITVPELMYQVSRMSTETFRYLEANLVLALFFWALVETISRVGRRFEARITKHLIERT; this is translated from the coding sequence ATGGAATGGAGCATCCTTGAACAATACGGCCCCGCCCTGCTGAGGGGCTTTGGCGTCACCGTGCTGTGCTGGATCCTGGGCACGATCTTCGGCATGGCGCTGGGGCTGGTGATCGCGCTCATGCAACGCTATGGGCCGCGCTGGCTGGGCTGGATCATCCAGGCCTATATCGAGGTGATCCGCGGCACGCCCTTCCTGGTGCAGCTTTTCGTGCTGTATTACGGCGGCCCGCTGGTCGGGCTGCGGCTGGACGCGCTGCCGGCGGGACTGCTGGGCCTGACCATCTATGGTAGCCCCTATTTCGCCGAGATCTTCCGCTCGGGCTTCCGCGCCGTGCCGCATGGCCAGATCGAGGCCGCCCGCGCCATCGGCATGGCCGAGCCCATCATCGTGCGCCGCATCCTGCTGCCGCTGGGGCTGGTCTCGTCGCTGCCGGCGCTGGTCAATTTCTCGATCATCCTGACCAAGGAGACGGTGATCCTGTCGATCATCACCGTGCCCGAGCTGATGTACCAGGTCAGCCGCATGTCCACCGAGACCTTCCGCTATCTCGAGGCGAACCTGGTGCTGGCGCTGTTCTTCTGGGCGCTGGTCGAGACCATCTCGCGCGTCGGCCGCCGGTTCGAGGCGCGCATCACCAAACACCTGATCGAAAGGACCTGA
- a CDS encoding transporter substrate-binding domain-containing protein, whose product MTFQTSLKAALFGLSALAIGTAAQADQLADIKAAGKIVTATDMHYAPFDMLNNGQYEGMTKDLFDEVSKEIGVAPVYQDIPWTAELPGLEVGKFDIVIAPVTITPERLERYTFTLPIADATVSLVRAASNTELSKPEDIKGKTVGVQQGTAQFRQLQAYGESLGGVNVKEYGTTDEAYADLAAGRLDAVAGSLPNLTYLVKNRPETFALFEPAQFGQPTYFAWVLRKEEASESFAQAINDALLKMTDDGRVKAIQEKWLGSYTELPREVPTN is encoded by the coding sequence ATGACCTTCCAGACCAGCCTCAAGGCCGCCCTGTTCGGGCTTTCCGCGCTTGCGATCGGCACCGCCGCGCAGGCCGACCAGCTTGCAGACATCAAGGCCGCCGGCAAGATCGTCACCGCCACCGACATGCACTATGCCCCCTTCGACATGCTGAACAACGGCCAGTACGAGGGCATGACCAAGGATCTGTTCGACGAGGTGTCGAAGGAAATCGGCGTCGCGCCGGTCTATCAGGACATTCCCTGGACCGCCGAACTGCCGGGCCTCGAAGTCGGCAAGTTCGACATCGTCATCGCGCCCGTCACCATCACCCCCGAGCGGCTGGAGCGTTACACCTTCACCCTGCCGATCGCCGATGCCACCGTCTCGCTGGTCCGCGCGGCCTCGAACACCGAGCTGAGCAAGCCCGAGGACATCAAGGGCAAGACCGTCGGCGTCCAGCAGGGCACCGCGCAGTTCCGTCAGCTGCAAGCCTATGGCGAAAGCCTGGGCGGCGTGAACGTCAAGGAATACGGCACCACGGACGAAGCCTATGCCGACCTGGCCGCGGGCCGTCTGGACGCGGTGGCGGGCTCGCTGCCGAACCTGACCTATCTGGTGAAGAACCGCCCAGAGACCTTCGCGCTGTTCGAGCCGGCCCAGTTCGGCCAGCCGACCTATTTCGCCTGGGTGCTGCGCAAGGAGGAGGCCAGCGAAAGCTTTGCCCAAGCCATCAACGACGCGCTGCTGAAGATGACCGATGACGGCCGGGTCAAGGCGATCCAGGAGAAATGGCTGGGCAGCTATACCGAACTGCCCCGCGAGGTTCCGACCAACTGA
- the hutU gene encoding urocanate hydratase, protein MDNPRHNTRDIFPPTGTEITAKSWLTEAPMRMLMNNLHPDVAENPHELVVYGGIGRAARTWKDFDLIVDSLKKLEADETLLVQSGKPVGVFKTHKDAPRVLIANSNLVPHWANWDHFNELDKKGLAMYGQMTAGSWIYIGSQGIVQGTYETFVEAGRQHYGGNLKGKWILTAGLGGMGGAQPLAAVMAGACCLAVECDETRADFRLRTRYVDEKTHSLDEALEMIDRWTKAGEAKSVALIGNAAEVFPELVKRGVRPDIVTDQTSAHDPVHGYLPQGWTVAEWRARQETDPKAVERAARASMRTQVEAMVAFSDQGIPTVDYGNNIRQMALEEGFERAFAFPGFVPAYIRPLFCKGIGPFRWAALSGDPEDIYKTDQRVKELVDDPHLHNWLDMAKERISFQGLPARICWVGLGLRHKLGLAFNEMVRNGELKAPIVIGRDHLDSGSVASPNRETEAMQDGSDAVSDWPLLNALLNTASGATWVSLHHGGGVGMGFSQHSGMVICCDGSEEAAARLARVLWNDPATGVMRHADAGYQIALDCAREHGLNLPAIL, encoded by the coding sequence ATGGATAATCCCCGGCACAATACCCGCGACATTTTCCCGCCGACCGGCACCGAGATCACCGCGAAAAGCTGGCTGACCGAGGCGCCGATGCGGATGCTGATGAACAACCTGCATCCCGACGTGGCCGAGAACCCGCATGAGCTGGTGGTCTATGGCGGCATCGGCCGCGCCGCCCGCACTTGGAAGGATTTCGACCTGATCGTCGACAGCCTGAAGAAGCTGGAGGCGGACGAGACCCTGCTGGTGCAATCCGGCAAGCCGGTCGGCGTGTTCAAGACCCACAAGGACGCGCCGCGGGTGCTGATCGCCAACTCGAACCTGGTGCCGCATTGGGCGAACTGGGACCATTTCAACGAGCTGGATAAGAAGGGCCTGGCCATGTATGGCCAGATGACCGCCGGCTCGTGGATCTATATCGGCTCGCAGGGCATCGTTCAGGGCACCTATGAGACCTTCGTCGAGGCCGGGCGCCAGCATTACGGCGGCAATCTCAAGGGCAAGTGGATCCTGACCGCCGGGCTTGGCGGCATGGGCGGCGCCCAGCCCCTGGCCGCGGTCATGGCCGGGGCCTGCTGCCTGGCGGTGGAATGCGACGAGACGCGCGCCGATTTCCGCCTGCGCACCCGCTATGTCGACGAAAAGACCCACAGCCTCGACGAGGCGCTGGAGATGATCGACCGCTGGACCAAGGCCGGCGAGGCGAAATCCGTGGCGCTGATCGGCAATGCCGCCGAGGTGTTCCCGGAACTGGTCAAGCGCGGCGTGCGCCCCGACATCGTGACCGACCAGACCAGCGCGCACGACCCGGTGCATGGCTATCTGCCGCAGGGCTGGACCGTCGCCGAATGGCGTGCCCGCCAGGAGACCGACCCCAAGGCGGTTGAACGCGCCGCCCGCGCCAGCATGCGCACGCAGGTCGAGGCCATGGTGGCCTTCAGCGACCAGGGCATCCCGACCGTCGATTACGGCAACAACATCCGCCAGATGGCGCTGGAAGAGGGCTTCGAGCGCGCCTTCGCCTTCCCGGGCTTCGTGCCGGCCTATATCCGGCCCTTGTTCTGCAAGGGCATCGGCCCGTTCCGCTGGGCGGCGCTGTCGGGCGATCCCGAGGACATCTACAAGACCGACCAACGCGTCAAGGAACTGGTCGACGACCCGCATCTGCATAACTGGCTGGACATGGCGAAGGAGCGCATCAGCTTCCAGGGCCTGCCGGCGCGGATCTGCTGGGTCGGCCTGGGGCTGCGCCACAAGCTGGGCCTCGCCTTCAACGAGATGGTGCGCAACGGCGAGCTGAAGGCGCCGATCGTCATCGGCCGCGACCATCTCGACTCGGGCTCGGTCGCTTCGCCCAACCGCGAGACCGAGGCGATGCAGGACGGCTCGGACGCGGTGTCCGACTGGCCGCTGCTGAACGCGCTGCTGAATACTGCCTCGGGCGCGACCTGGGTGTCGCTGCACCATGGCGGCGGCGTCGGCATGGGCTTTTCCCAGCATTCCGGCATGGTGATCTGCTGCGACGGGTCGGAAGAGGCCGCTGCGCGCCTGGCCCGCGTGTTGTGGAACGACCCGGCCACCGGCGTCATGCGGCACGCGGACGCGGGCTATCAGATCGCGCTGGACTGCGCGCGGGAGCACGGGTTGAATCTGCCCGCCATTCTCTGA
- a CDS encoding amino acid ABC transporter permease, giving the protein MFSIPVFLQSFEPLFWAARYTLLISGLGIALGLVIGTLICAARLSPYRALRGFAAIWVSFLRGVPLLVQLLVFYYTLPVIGIDVPAIFAAVVTVGICASAYISEIWRGAIAALPRGQTEAAVAIGMTPRDVWTRVILPQAFTMSLPALVNELILLVKASSLVSVVGILELTRASQAQAATTFRPLEVYIAAACIYLAINLCLAALGRYLEHRTAV; this is encoded by the coding sequence ATGTTTTCGATCCCGGTCTTTCTTCAAAGCTTCGAGCCGCTGTTCTGGGCGGCACGCTATACGCTGCTGATCTCGGGCCTCGGCATCGCGCTGGGGCTGGTGATCGGCACGCTGATCTGCGCGGCACGGCTGTCGCCCTATCGGGCCCTGCGCGGATTTGCGGCAATCTGGGTCAGCTTCCTGCGGGGGGTGCCGCTCTTGGTGCAGCTGCTGGTGTTCTACTACACGCTGCCGGTGATCGGCATCGACGTGCCGGCCATCTTCGCGGCGGTCGTCACCGTCGGCATCTGCGCCAGCGCCTATATCTCGGAGATCTGGCGCGGCGCCATCGCGGCGCTGCCCCGCGGCCAGACCGAGGCCGCCGTTGCCATCGGCATGACCCCGCGCGACGTCTGGACCAGGGTGATCCTGCCGCAGGCCTTCACCATGTCGCTGCCGGCGCTGGTCAACGAGCTGATCCTGCTGGTCAAGGCCAGTTCGCTGGTCTCGGTCGTCGGTATCCTGGAACTGACCCGTGCCAGCCAGGCGCAGGCCGCTACCACCTTCCGCCCGCTGGAGGTCTATATCGCCGCCGCCTGCATCTACCTGGCGATCAACCTGTGCCTTGCGGCGCTGGGGCGTTACCTTGAACACAGGACGGCCGTCTGA